The Choristoneura fumiferana chromosome 11, NRCan_CFum_1, whole genome shotgun sequence genome includes a region encoding these proteins:
- the LOC141433003 gene encoding uncharacterized protein → MEHTDQMDHTDHTDHKDHKDHKDHKDHCCRTKRTRRTRTQGLQGPQGPQGPAGPGGYGPGSSASAAAAAAAGPNGPGGPQGLQGPQGPQGPAGPGGYGPGSSASAAAAAAAGPNGAYGPNGPYGPYGPQGPQGPQGQQGPQGPAGPGGYGPESSASAAAAAAAGPNGPGGPQGPQGPQGPQGPAGPGGYGPGSSASAAAAAAAGPNGPGGPQGLQGPQGPQGPAGPGGYGPGSSASAAASAAAGPNGPGGPQGPQGPQGPQGPAGPGGYGPGSSASAAASAAAGPNGAYGPNGPYGPYGPQGPQGPQGPQGPAGPGGYGPGSSASAAAAAAAGPNGPGGPQGLQGPQGPQGPAGPGGYGPGSSASAAAAAAAGPNGPGGPQGPQGPQGPQGPAGPGEYGPGSSASAAASAAAGPNGPNGPYGPYGPQGPQGPQGPQGQQGPAGPGGYGPGSSASAAASAAAGPNGPGGPQGPQGSQGPQGPAGPGGYGPGSSASAAASAAAGTNGPYGPSGPYGPYGPQGPQGPQGQPGPAGPGGYGPGSSASAAAAASFSGPQGPGGPVIIIEEVPGSSASAGASASSGSGGLYGPQGPQGSQGPQGLAGPGGYGSESSAASAAASAGSGYGQGGQPWFGGRKVCRLSRSQFVVKVGTRRQPCTTC, encoded by the exons atGGAGCATACGGACCAAATGGACCATACGGACCAtacggaccacaaggaccacaaggaccacaaggaccacaaggacca ctgctgcaggaccaaacgGACCAGGAGGACAAGGACACAAGGActacaaggaccacaaggaccacaaggaccagctggaccaggtggatacggaccaggatcatcagctagcgctgctgctgcagctgctgcaggaccaaacggaccaggaggaccacaaggactacaaggaccacaaggaccacaaggaccagctggaccaggtggatacggaccaggatcatcagctagcgctgctgctgcagctgctgcaggaccaaatGGAGCATACGGACCAAATGGACCATACGGACCAtacggaccacaaggaccacaaggaccacaaggacaacaaggaccacaaggaccagctggaccaggtggatacggacccgaatcatcagctagcgctgctgctgcagctgctgcaggaccaaacggaccaggaggaccacaaggaccacaaggaccacaaggaccacaaggaccagctggaccaggtggatacggaccaggatcatcagctagcgctgctgctgcagctgctgcaggaccaaacggaccaggaggaccacaaggactacaaggaccacaaggaccacaaggaccagctggaccaggtggatacggaccaggatcatcagctagcgctgctgcttcagctgctgcaggaccaaacggaccaggaggaccacaaggaccacaaggaccacaaggaccacaaggaccagctggaccaggtggatacggaccaggatcatcagctagcgctgctgcttcagctgctgcaggaccaaatGGAGCATACGGACCAAATGGACCATACGGACCAtacggaccacaaggaccacaaggaccacaaggaccacaaggaccagctggaccaggtggatacggaccaggatcatcagctagcgctgctgctgcagctgctgcaggaccaaacggaccaggaggaccacaaggactacaaggaccacaaggaccacaaggaccagctggaccaggtggatacggaccaggatcatcagctagcgctgctgctgcagctgctgcaggaccaaacggaccaggaggaccacaaggaccacagggaccacaaggaccacagggaccagctggaccaggtgAATACGGACCTGGATCATCAgctagcgctgctgcttcagctgctgcaggaccaaatGGACCAAATGGACCATACGGACCAtacggaccacaaggaccacaaggaccacaaggaccacaaggacaacaaggaccagctggaccaggtggatacggaccaggatcatcagctagcgctgctgcttcagctgctgcaggaccaaacgGACCAGGAGGACCACAAGGCCCACAAGGctcacaaggaccacaaggaccagctggaccaggtggATACGGACCTGGTTCATCAgctagcgctgctgcttcaGCTGCTGCAGGAACAAATGGACCATACGGACCAAGTGGACCATACGGACCAtacggaccacaaggaccacaaggaccacaaggacaaccaggaccagctggaccaggtggatacggaccaggatcatcagctagcgctgctgctgctgcttctTTCTCTGGCCCTCAAGGACCAGGAGGACCAGTCATTATCATTGAAGAAGTGCCAGGATCATCAGCTAGCGCTGGCGCTTCAGCTTCATCAGGGTCAGGAGGACTAtacggaccacaaggaccacaaggatcACAAGGGCCACAAGGACTAGCTGGACCAGGAGGATACGGATCAGAATCTTCTGCTGCTTCTGCTGCTGCTTCTGCTGGCTCTGGATACGGTCAAGGTGGACAACCGTGGTTCGGAGGACGCAAAGTCTGCCGACTGTCGCGCAGCCAATTCGTTGTCAAGGTCGGCACCCGCCGTCAACCATGCACCACTTGCTAG